A genomic stretch from Lathyrus oleraceus cultivar Zhongwan6 chromosome 2, CAAS_Psat_ZW6_1.0, whole genome shotgun sequence includes:
- the LOC127122779 gene encoding FAD-linked sulfhydryl oxidase ERV1 gives MSENSVQSLFHNFEKVTNFVQHHVSNFIGHHIQSSGTSGIGSVNASIKAPFVKTTSSVQPRDPVVKGKSSTLVTKEDLGRATWTFLHTLAAQYPDNPTRQQKKDVKELVQILSRMYPCSECANHFKEVLRSNPVQSGSHAEFSQWLCHVHNVVNRSIGKPISCMKRSWRNSSRINS, from the coding sequence ATGTCGGAGAATTCAGTACAGAGTTTATTTCATAACTTTGAGAAAGTTAcaaattttgttcaacatcacGTATCTAATTTCATAGGCCATCATATCCAGTCATCAGGAACCTCTGGTATAGGCTCTGTCAATGCCTCCATCAAAGCTCCATTTGTGAAAACTACATCTTCTGTACAACCACGTGATCCTGTTGTCAAGGGTAAGTCCTCTACCCTTGTGACTAAAGAAGACCTTGGAAGGGCTACATGGACTTTTCTTCACACTCTTGCTGCTCAGTATCCAGACAATCCTACAAGACAACAGAAGAAAGATGTAAAAGAACTGGTACAGATCTTGTCTCGAATGTACCCTTGCAGTGAATGTGCAAATCACTTTAAAGAAGTTCTTAGATCAAATCCTGTACAGTCGGGGTCACATGCTGAATTTTCTCAGTGGCTATGTCATGTGCATAATGTTGTCAATAGAAGCATCGGCAAACCAATTTCCTGCATGAAAAGGTCATGGCGGAATTCTTCAAGAATTAATTCATGA